In Flavobacterium hankyongi, the genomic window ATAAATCAATCCGAAACAAGCGATAAGAATAGGAAAACTCAGCCATTTCTTTTTCATGAAACTCGTTAACGCTTCTGCATAACCTGAGTTCATTTTTTCGAAAATAGGTTCAGTCAAATTATAAAACTTCGATTTCTTTTGTTCACCACCTTTCATTAAATACGCATTCAACATTGGCGTAAGTGTTAACGAAACAAAAGCAGAAATCAATACGGCAGCTCCAATCACCACTCCAAATTCACGGAACAATCTTCCCACGAATCCTTCTAGGAAAATTACTGGTAAGAATACGGCTGCTAACGTAATTGAAATCGAAATTACGGCGAAGAAAATCTCATTCGAACCTTTAATGGCCGCTTCAATAGGCGACATTCCTTCTTCTACTTTTTTGAAAATATTTTCGGTTACAACGATACCATCATCCACCACTAATCCTGTCGCTAAAACAATCGCCAGAAGCGTTAATACATTTACCGAGAATCCACACAAATACATAATAAAAAACGTAGCAATCAAGGAAACCGGAATATCAATTAACGGACGGAAAGCGATTGCCCAATCTCTAAAAAACAAGTAAATAATTAATACTACCAGAATTACAGAAAGCAATAAGGTTTCGGCTACTTCTAGTACCGCTTTCTTAACGAAAACTGTATTATCAATAGCAATATTCAGTTTAAAATCTTTTGGTAAATCCTTTTGTAGTAAATCGTACTGCTCGTAAAACTTCTCGGCGATATCCAAATAATTTGTTCCAGGTTGCGGGATAATCGCCATACCAATCATCGGTTGTCCCGAATCTGACAATTTAGTTTCCAAATTTTCTGCTTCCAAAGCGGCTTTCCCAATATCGCTAAAACGAACAATTTTATCGCCTTCTGCTTTAATAATAATATTATTGAAACCTTCTTCGGTAGAAATATTACCGATGGTTTTAACGGTTAATTCTGTATTGGCTCCAGTCAGTTTCCCTGAAGGCAATTCCACATTTTGTTTGTTCAAAGCACTACGAACATCGGCAACTGTACACCCATAGGAAGCCAATTTGTTAGGATCAATCCATAAACGCATGGCATATTTACGCATTCCCCATATTTGAACGCTACTCACTCCCGGAATGGTTTGCAAACGTTGCGAAAGCACGTTGTCTGCATAATCTGTCAATTCTAAAACGTTTTTGTTGTCACTCTGAACCGTCATGGTGATGATAGGCTCCGAATCGGCATCAGCTTTTGACACTACTGGAGGGGCATCGATATCTTGTGGCAAACTACGCACGGCTTGAGAAACCTTGTCACGAACATCATTGGCCGCTTCTTCCAGATTTTTATCCAAATCGAATTCTATCGTAATGCTACTTCTCCCTTGACTACTAGAAGATGAAATATTACGTATCCCATCGATAGAATTGACTGCTTTTTCTAGCGGTTCTGTAATCTGTGATTCGATGATATCGGCATTAGCTCCTGAATAATTCGTTTGTACCGAAATTTGTGCCGGATCAATAGATGGAAACTCTCTTACACCTAAAAAGGTATAACCAATGATACCGAAAAGAATCAGCATCAGGTTAAGAACGATTGTTAAAACCGGTCTTTTAATACTTAAAGTGGATAAACTCATAGCTATCTTACTTTACATTAACTTTTACAGGAGCATCATCTTTCAAAGTCATCACACCTGTAGTCAAAACTGTATCTCCAACTTTAAGACCTGTTAACACCAAAACGTCTTTATCGGTACGAGCTCCCGTTTCTACCATAATTTCTTTGGCTTTGCCATTAACTGACACAAACACTTTTTTTCCGTTTTGTACTGGAATCAAAGCCTCTGTTGGCACTAATAAGGCATCATTTATGTTATCCAACGGAAATGAAACATTCGCAAAAGTTCCAGGAATTAATTTACCACTTGAATTTTGTGCTACAGCACGCATTTTTAAAGTTCGTGTTGCTTCTTCAATCTCAGGCTCGATTGCATATACTTTTGCGCTATATTTTTCTTTTGAACCCGAAGTAGTAAACGAAAGAGAAGTATTCATTTTCATTTGAGCAGCGTATTTTTCAGGAATTGAAAACGTAATTTTTACCTGACTTGTATTTACTAAGTTTGCTACAACTGTTGTTGGTGTTACATAGCTTCCTTTTGAAATATATCGTAAACCTATTTTCCCTGAAAAAGGTGCTTTTACAGATGTTTTAGCAATTTGTGCTTGAATTAATTGAGTTTGCGCTTGAGCAGAACGGAAATCGGCACTGGCAATGTCATACTCTTCTTGACTAATCGCTTCTTTTTGTAGTAACAGCTTCGCTCTTCTTTCATTTTCAGATGCAAGTGCTTGTTTGGTTCTTGCTTGCGAGAGTTGCGCACGAAGTTCTAAATCATTTATTTTAAATAATTGCTGTCCTTTTGAAACATAACTTCCTTCTTGGAAATTGATACTTTCAACAACACCCGAAACTTCACTTCTGACCTCAATTTGCTCATTAGCCTCAATAGAACCTGTAAGTGATAAGTTATCAGAGAAGACTTGTGGTTTTAAAACAATTCCGGAAACTTTTGAAGGCTTTTTGTCTCCTTCTTTTCCTTTTCCTTTACCATTTTCTTCATTTTTAGCACTGTTTGCAGATATTCTGTAGAAAATCATTCCGCCTAAAACTACTGCCAACAGCAAGTATACAATATGTTTAAATTTCATAATACGTGTGTAATTTTATATCAATCGTGGGATTTATTAACAAAACTACTCGTTATTATTTACTTCTCTAAACGATTAAATTTTATTTAACAATATTTTAGAACAATTACCTTTTTAAGACTCTCTATAATTGATCATTCGTTTTACATTAAGGAATAGCTCTGGAAAGTCATTTTTAAACTTATCAGGTGTCTCAAAGAAGTTTTCAAGTATCACTGCTATAAACTCCAATTCATTAGTAAAAGCGTACTCTCTAAAATACTCTGAATCCCTAATTTTATCTTTATAGTTAGACTTACTAATATCACTTACCAATTTCTGGTAGTTTTCCACATAGATATCATTAGAAACAGAGCTGTTTTTTAAACATTGAAAATGCAAGGTGTGTGAGAACTCGTGAAGCCCCAAGTTTAAATTATCATTAGACACATCAAGACCTTCTTTAAAATGCTTCCACGAAAAAACCAAAGCTTTATATCTAGGATTAAACTCTCCTTTATGGTATAAATCATTCATTTCTGAGTAATAAATATCAGGATACAATATAATTTTATCAAATACAGTATAAATAAACCTTCTCATACCAAAAGTTAATTTTACGGAAGTACTCGCAATTAAAACTTTCATTTCATCTGTAATAACCAAACCACCATTACCCTTAAAATCATATTTCTGTATAAAAACAGCTACTCTGTGTTCGAAATACTTTTTCCTCCTATCTGAAAGCTTTCTGTAGAACGAGTAATTATCACTTATTAGTTTTTTATGCGAATCATTCAGCTTTTTTGGTAAAGGGTAAAAATGTACATAAAAAGGCTTATAAAAGTATTTTGCAAAGAGATATTCTAAGAAATTGAATGCGTAGATAAAAACAATCAAAAAAAGAACTGAAATAAAAATTATAAATATCCAAACACCTTGTTCCTGATTTTGATTCATAATTGAATTATTTTCCTTTGTATGATTTCAAAAGATTACTTAACAAAAAACTGATTTTGATGCTAAAAATAAGAATTAAAATGTATCTAATCAGTAAGATGATTTAATTCTTATCAAATCATTTTGTGACCCCATTGGGATTCGAACCCAAATCGTCAGAACCGGAATCTGATATTCTATCCAATTGAACTATGGAGCCTTTTTTATACAATTTAGACTCCTTAGATTATAAATTCGATAGCCCAAGGAGTCTACTATTTGAAAGAATAAAAAGCTACGCTAAAAGCTTTTTTACAATATTTGAAATTGTTTTGCCGTCAGCTTGTCCAGCAAGAGCTTTTGAAGCTGCACCCATTACTTGTCCCATTGCCGCCATTCCAGAAAAACCACCATCTGCAATAATTTTAGCCACAGCATCTTCTACCTCAGTTTCTGATAATTGTGCAGGTAGAAATTTTTCAATCACTGCTACTTGAGCGATTTCTGGTTCTGCTAAATCAGGACGATTTTGTTCAGTATATATAGTTGCAGAATCTTTACGTTGCTTTACCAAACGTTGCAATAATTTGATTTCATCATCAGCAGACAAATCTTCTTTAGCACCACTTTCAGTTTGCGCCAATAATATTGCTGATTTTATTGCTCTCAATGCTTCTAAAGCTACTGTATCTTTAGCTCTCATAGCATTTTTCATTTCGTCCATTATTTTTACTGATAAACTCATAATGATATTAGGTATTAGTTTTTAGAATATGATTTCTAAAAGTTATTGTATTGATTTTTTGGATATGCGAAATTAAAAAAATAACCCGAAAAATCAGCAGAAATTTCGGGTTACATAGGTTTGGTTTGAAATAGTTAATCTACATTATCGTGTAAGAATGAATTGTTAGAACGTAACTGAACATCGTCGTTACTATCTAAACCAAGAGACATTCTTGATCTATTATTATCTACTGGATTGTTTGTTACATCAATCCCCATTCTTTTATAAGCCGGTACTTTTTCGTACTCGTCTACTCGAGCTGCATTATTGTGAAACTTATAATTGAATTCCTTCATTTTACGTCGACGCTCTTCTGCTCTTAACTTCAATGAATCCTCAATTGACATTTCTACTGGTGAGTTAATGTCGTAAGTAGGATTTGAAACTAGTTGCTGTGTAACTGGTTCCACTTGCTTCATTGTAATATTAAGTTCCTCTGGAGTTTTTTCAATTACTGGCTCTACTTTTTTTGCTTGAGCAAATTGATTTTCAACCTCCATATACTCTTCTAATGAATGACGAATCACACCGTTTTGAGTAACTTCGGTAACTGGAACAAACTCTACTGCTTCATTTACTCTTATATCTTTAATTTCATTGGTTAAATCGAAAATTAACTTATCTGTATTTACAGTTTCTTCTTTTTGAGCAATTGGCAAATCAAATGTTAATGAAAATTGATCTTCTTCTTTGATAAAGAATTTAGGATCTACAACTTCAATTTCCTTTACTTCTGGTGGCGTAAAATAGAAATCGTTTTCTTTTACTTGATTCGCCGAAACTATCTCGAAAGTAACATCTAAATTTTTTATAAACTCAGTTGTAGGAACCAAATCCATTGTAAAATAAGGTTCTACTAAATCTGGCGTAGCAACATCTCCTTCTAAAGAAAATACAATTTTATCTTCAATAATAGGAGCCTGATCAACAACTGGTGTAGCTGATGGCATATTTAATGAAAAATCGAATCCTTTAGCTTCAAATTTTTGAGTTAAATTATGCACTAACTTTTGCTCATCTTCTAAAGCGTGAATGATTTTTTTAGGCTCAGTATTTACAATCTCTGCTTGTTGTTCTACACAAAAACCAGTTGCAATTATGGTAACTGCAATAGAATCTCCAAGAGTTTCGTCTTCACCAACCCCCATAATTATATTTGCATTGAAACCAGCTTCGGCCTGAATATGATCATTAATTTCACCAATTTCATCGATAGTAATTTCGTTAGTACCAGAAACGATAAGCAACAATACGTTTTTAGCACCTGCAATTTTATTATCATTCAATAAAGGTGAGTCCAAAGCTGAAACGATAGCATCTTTAGCTCTGTTTACTCCTTCAGCAACAGCCGAACCCATTATTGCAGTACCTGAATTTGAAAGTACTGTTTTAGCATCTTTCAAGTCGATATTTTGAGTATAGTGATGTGTAATAACTTCTGCAATACCGCGAGATGCAGTTGCTAATACTTCATCAGCTTTTGAGAAACCTGCTTTGAATCCAAGATTCCCATAAACCTCTCTTAATTTATTATTATTGATTACGATAAGTGAATCAACTTGTCTTCTAAGCTTTTCAACCCCCAATAAAGCTTGTTCAGAACGAATTTTTCCTTCAAACTGGAAAGGTATTGTAACAATACCTACAGTAAGAATTTCTCTTTCTTTTGCTAATTGAGCAATAACTGGCGCAGCTCCAGTACCGGTACCACCACCCATACCTGCTGTAATGAAAACCATTTTAGTATTGCTGTCAAGCATTTTCTCGATATCCTCGATACTTTCAAGTGCAGCCTGTTGCCCCACATCAGGATTTGCACCAGCTCCTAAACCTTCTGTAAGGCTTACACCCAACTGAATTTTATTAGGCACAGGACTGTTTTGTAATGCTTGTGAGTCAGTATTACAAACGATAAAGTCTACTCCTTTAATACCTTGCTTGAACATGTGATTAATAGCATTGCTACCTCCACCACCTACTCCGATAACTTTTATCACGTTCGATTGATTTTTAGGTAAATCGAAAGAGATGCTTCCAAATTCTGAGTTGCTTTCCATACTATTTGGTTTTTATTTTGTGTTACTTGTGATAACTCAGATTACTCTGCGTTATCTAAAAAATCTTTAATCTTATCAATGTATCTGTCAAAAAACGATTTTCTAATCGTTGTTTCAGTCGATTTAGAAGCAGAATTTACCTCTTCTATAACCCTTTCGGCTTCTTGCTGAATTAATTGTTGTTCCTCCATACTTGGTTTTTGCACCAAAACAGGCTCTGGAACATAATTATCTTGAGGAATGGCACTCATAGTATTATTACGAACGCTATTCATTACTAAACCAACGGCAGTTGCATATAGCGGACTCGAAATTTCTTCATTGGAATTCCCTGCTAAATGCTCATTAGGGTATCCAATTCTTGTATCCATTCCTGTAATGTACTCTACCAATTGTTTTATGTGTTTTAATTGTGAACCTCCTCCAGTTAAAACAATTCCTGCAATTAATTTTTTGCGAGGATCTTCATGACCGTACGCTTTTATCTCTGTATAAATTTGTTCGATAATTTCTACCACACGAGCATGAATTATTTTTGAAAGGTTTTTTAATGAGATTTCTTTTGGATCTCTTCCTCTTAATCCAGGAATAGAAACAATTTCATTGTCTTTATTTTCTCCCGGCCAAGCAGAACCAAACTTTACTTTCAATAATTCGGCTTGCTTTTCAATTATTGAACAGCCTTCTTTAATATCTTCAGTAATTACATTACCTCCAAATGGCACAACCGCTGTATGACGAATAATACCATCTTTGAAAATTGCCAAATCAGTAGTTCCACCACCTATATCGATTAAGGCAACTCCTGCTTCTTTTTCTTCTTGACTTAAAACTGCATCAGCAGAAGCTAAAGGTTCTAATGTTAAACCTGACAAATCTAAACCAGCGCTTTTAATACATCTACCAACATTTCTAATTGATGATGCTTGACCAACTACTACATGGAAGCTACTCTCAAGTCGGCCTCCATACATACCAATTGGTTCTTTTATTTCAGACTGACCGTCTATTTTAAATTCCTGAGGCAATACATGGATAATCTCTTCTCCTGGTAACATCGCAAGTTTTTGAACTTGACCAATTAACACATCGATGTCTTTTTCACTAATTACTTCTTCTGGATTAGATCTAGAAATGTAATCGCTGTGTTGAATACTACGGATATGTTGTCCAGCAATACCAACTACAACGTCTTTAATTTTAAAACCTGAATCTTCTTCAGCAAGCGCAATTGCTTCCTGAATAGACTGGATAGTTTGTGTAATGTTATTTACCACACCTCTAGCCACACCGAGACTTTTAGACTTACCAACGCCTAAAATTTCTAGCTTTCCATACTCATTTTTCTTACCTATCATAGCAACAATCTTTGTTGTTCCTATGTCAAGTCCTACTGCTATATTCTCTCTTTCCATACTCTATTCTTTTGTACAAACCACTTGTTTGGTAAACTTTAAATTAATTTTCGAATACGAATTAATCAATGTGTCTTGTACTGCTTTTTGAAAAAATGCTTTATAATTATCAAACTTTCTTTCCATGTGAATGGTTCTGCCGAAAATTATATCATAACTATAATTTCTATTCTTCATTGTGATGCTTCCGTCGTCGTTAATCGTCATACCAATGATATTTTTTTTCAAAAAATCATCAGAATAAATCTTTTTTAACAATGCAACAAAGTTCTTATCTAAGGCTTTATCTACATCACCATAAACAAGGGGCACTCTGGCACTAAAATTACTTGAAAGCGGCATCCTATCCCCTTTATAATCAATATAAAAAGAAGAATAATTATTAAAAACTCTAGCGATTGGGGTCTTTTGTTTTACTATGGTTTTTAACTTACCATCAACACTCACATACACTTCAGAATTGTCTATCATGCTGTGTTTATTGATAGTTTGCTCTATATGCTTCAAATCTAAATCTTCTTTTTTAATACTGGAAGAGCCTCCAAAATTTTCTATCAACAACTTATTAACCATTTCATGCGTCACAAATGGGCTATTTGAATTCACAAATTCGATGTCTGGTTTAGAAATTTTTCTTTGTTCGTTTCTTTTTGAAGTAAACGAATACAGAAAAATTACCACTCCAAAAATGGCAATCAGTTGAATATTTATTAACCAATTTTTATGCATCTAATGCTTTTTTAATTTCTGGCACCATTTCGCCCACATCACCTGCACCAATTGTTACAATTACAGGAGCATCTGAATCTTTTAACAATGAAATCAATTCTTCTTTTTGAATTAATTTTTTATTTGGATTATCCATTTTATTCAGCAACCATTGCGAAGTAATTCCTTGCATAGGCAACTCACGTGCAGGATAAATTTCCATCAATAACACTTCGTCAAATTGAGACAAACTTTTTGCAAAATCATCAGCAAAATCCTTAGTTCTACTGAATAAATGTGGCTGAAAAACAGCCAACACTTTTTTACCCGGATACAATTCACGAACCGCTTGATGTACCGCATTTATCTCGGTTGGATGGTGTGCATAATCATCGATATACACAAAATCCGGTTTACGAATCTGGAATGAAAAACGACGTTTTACTCCTTTAAATGTTGCTAACGCTTTGACAATGGAATCGGTTGGGGTTCCGTAAGTTCGAGCCATGGCCAAAGCAAGCAACGCGTTGGTTAAGTTGTGCTTTCCTGGTAATCCAAATTTTATATCTTTTATTTCTTCGGTTGGTGTTTTTACATCAAAAACATACCATCCATCAATGATTCTAATATTATGTGCAACAAATTTTGAATCATCATTT contains:
- the ftsZ gene encoding cell division protein FtsZ; the encoded protein is MESNSEFGSISFDLPKNQSNVIKVIGVGGGGSNAINHMFKQGIKGVDFIVCNTDSQALQNSPVPNKIQLGVSLTEGLGAGANPDVGQQAALESIEDIEKMLDSNTKMVFITAGMGGGTGTGAAPVIAQLAKEREILTVGIVTIPFQFEGKIRSEQALLGVEKLRRQVDSLIVINNNKLREVYGNLGFKAGFSKADEVLATASRGIAEVITHHYTQNIDLKDAKTVLSNSGTAIMGSAVAEGVNRAKDAIVSALDSPLLNDNKIAGAKNVLLLIVSGTNEITIDEIGEINDHIQAEAGFNANIIMGVGEDETLGDSIAVTIIATGFCVEQQAEIVNTEPKKIIHALEDEQKLVHNLTQKFEAKGFDFSLNMPSATPVVDQAPIIEDKIVFSLEGDVATPDLVEPYFTMDLVPTTEFIKNLDVTFEIVSANQVKENDFYFTPPEVKEIEVVDPKFFIKEEDQFSLTFDLPIAQKEETVNTDKLIFDLTNEIKDIRVNEAVEFVPVTEVTQNGVIRHSLEEYMEVENQFAQAKKVEPVIEKTPEELNITMKQVEPVTQQLVSNPTYDINSPVEMSIEDSLKLRAEERRRKMKEFNYKFHNNAARVDEYEKVPAYKRMGIDVTNNPVDNNRSRMSLGLDSNDDVQLRSNNSFLHDNVD
- a CDS encoding cell division protein FtsQ/DivIB: MHKNWLINIQLIAIFGVVIFLYSFTSKRNEQRKISKPDIEFVNSNSPFVTHEMVNKLLIENFGGSSSIKKEDLDLKHIEQTINKHSMIDNSEVYVSVDGKLKTIVKQKTPIARVFNNYSSFYIDYKGDRMPLSSNFSARVPLVYGDVDKALDKNFVALLKKIYSDDFLKKNIIGMTINDDGSITMKNRNYSYDIIFGRTIHMERKFDNYKAFFQKAVQDTLINSYSKINLKFTKQVVCTKE
- a CDS encoding efflux RND transporter periplasmic adaptor subunit, with translation MKFKHIVYLLLAVVLGGMIFYRISANSAKNEENGKGKGKEGDKKPSKVSGIVLKPQVFSDNLSLTGSIEANEQIEVRSEVSGVVESINFQEGSYVSKGQQLFKINDLELRAQLSQARTKQALASENERRAKLLLQKEAISQEEYDIASADFRSAQAQTQLIQAQIAKTSVKAPFSGKIGLRYISKGSYVTPTTVVANLVNTSQVKITFSIPEKYAAQMKMNTSLSFTTSGSKEKYSAKVYAIEPEIEEATRTLKMRAVAQNSSGKLIPGTFANVSFPLDNINDALLVPTEALIPVQNGKKVFVSVNGKAKEIMVETGARTDKDVLVLTGLKVGDTVLTTGVMTLKDDAPVKVNVK
- a CDS encoding zinc-dependent peptidase; translation: MNQNQEQGVWIFIIFISVLFLIVFIYAFNFLEYLFAKYFYKPFYVHFYPLPKKLNDSHKKLISDNYSFYRKLSDRRKKYFEHRVAVFIQKYDFKGNGGLVITDEMKVLIASTSVKLTFGMRRFIYTVFDKIILYPDIYYSEMNDLYHKGEFNPRYKALVFSWKHFKEGLDVSNDNLNLGLHEFSHTLHFQCLKNSSVSNDIYVENYQKLVSDISKSNYKDKIRDSEYFREYAFTNELEFIAVILENFFETPDKFKNDFPELFLNVKRMINYRES
- a CDS encoding GatB/YqeY domain-containing protein; the protein is MSLSVKIMDEMKNAMRAKDTVALEALRAIKSAILLAQTESGAKEDLSADDEIKLLQRLVKQRKDSATIYTEQNRPDLAEPEIAQVAVIEKFLPAQLSETEVEDAVAKIIADGGFSGMAAMGQVMGAASKALAGQADGKTISNIVKKLLA
- a CDS encoding efflux RND transporter permease subunit — encoded protein: MSLSTLSIKRPVLTIVLNLMLILFGIIGYTFLGVREFPSIDPAQISVQTNYSGANADIIESQITEPLEKAVNSIDGIRNISSSSSQGRSSITIEFDLDKNLEEAANDVRDKVSQAVRSLPQDIDAPPVVSKADADSEPIITMTVQSDNKNVLELTDYADNVLSQRLQTIPGVSSVQIWGMRKYAMRLWIDPNKLASYGCTVADVRSALNKQNVELPSGKLTGANTELTVKTIGNISTEEGFNNIIIKAEGDKIVRFSDIGKAALEAENLETKLSDSGQPMIGMAIIPQPGTNYLDIAEKFYEQYDLLQKDLPKDFKLNIAIDNTVFVKKAVLEVAETLLLSVILVVLIIYLFFRDWAIAFRPLIDIPVSLIATFFIMYLCGFSVNVLTLLAIVLATGLVVDDGIVVTENIFKKVEEGMSPIEAAIKGSNEIFFAVISISITLAAVFLPVIFLEGFVGRLFREFGVVIGAAVLISAFVSLTLTPMLNAYLMKGGEQKKSKFYNLTEPIFEKMNSGYAEALTSFMKKKWLSFPILIACFGLIYLFFNVLQKETAPYDDRSFITARATAPEGASYDYMDRFMNELTELINDSIPEKKVSLIVTSPGFGASSVNSGFARIALVQPDERERTQKEITEKLTKWTKQYPEAKVSVSESPTIAVNRRGGLPVQFVIQAPNFKKLEEKIPLFMEEVSNDPTFSNSDVNLKFNKPEVYITIDREKAQSLGVSVIDVAQTLQLSLSGQRFGYFMMNGKQYQVMGQFDKKDRNAPMDLTSIFVKNDKGQLIQLDNLVHVEEQSSPPQLYHNNRYMSATVSAGLAPGKSIGDGIEAMERIKAKVLDDSFTTDLSGESRDFVESSSNTSFAFGLALLLIFLILAAQFESFIDPFIIILTVPMAVAGALFSLWLFGQTWNIFSQIGTVMLIGLVTKNGILIVEFANQLREQGKSKYDAIIEASESRLRPILMTSLAIALGALPIALSLGAASTSRIGMGVVIVGGTLFSLMLTLFVIPAIYLMWAREKKHRPEFDNVEQYEKA
- the ftsA gene encoding cell division protein FtsA, yielding MERENIAVGLDIGTTKIVAMIGKKNEYGKLEILGVGKSKSLGVARGVVNNITQTIQSIQEAIALAEEDSGFKIKDVVVGIAGQHIRSIQHSDYISRSNPEEVISEKDIDVLIGQVQKLAMLPGEEIIHVLPQEFKIDGQSEIKEPIGMYGGRLESSFHVVVGQASSIRNVGRCIKSAGLDLSGLTLEPLASADAVLSQEEKEAGVALIDIGGGTTDLAIFKDGIIRHTAVVPFGGNVITEDIKEGCSIIEKQAELLKVKFGSAWPGENKDNEIVSIPGLRGRDPKEISLKNLSKIIHARVVEIIEQIYTEIKAYGHEDPRKKLIAGIVLTGGGSQLKHIKQLVEYITGMDTRIGYPNEHLAGNSNEEISSPLYATAVGLVMNSVRNNTMSAIPQDNYVPEPVLVQKPSMEEQQLIQQEAERVIEEVNSASKSTETTIRKSFFDRYIDKIKDFLDNAE